A section of the Lujinxingia sediminis genome encodes:
- the glpD gene encoding glycerol-3-phosphate dehydrogenase yields MWDALGEPVDLLIIGGGINGAGIARDAARRGLKVALVEARDLAYGTSSRSSKLVHGGLRYLQQFEFSLVFEAVSERRILLDIAPHLVRPLGFLFPVYRDSPHNLLTLKAGMWLYEGLSLFRSPKRHRKLGVRDVAKEEPALTREELKGAPLYYDCSTDDARLTLESALDAAAHGATIATWTRALSFIKDEESGRIQGAVVKDMLGDGGLKEIRAHAVINATGPWTDRTRALSAEPTSTLLRPTKGVHIVVDHARLPVNNAVVCFHPDDKRVLFAIPWGEQTYIGTTDTDYKGDPGQVYAEASDVEYLLTAANDYFPEHPLTADDVIATWAGLRPLMAQGSASGADISESEVSREHQIVVGEDGLITIAGGKLTTYRRMSAEVVETALKMLRLGDHLPETVHNPRTDTSALPGAADWPEAESDEEAFELIAKHTLEASQSQLSASSARFLAQTYGTRAPALGELVAADPALGKPITEGRPELFVQIDWAITRELAATLTDMLVQRTQIFYRAADQGREAARRIAEHMAGPLDWSEEAIDAQVARYLHDVDLSQRWRRDYDAL; encoded by the coding sequence ATGTGGGACGCGCTCGGCGAGCCCGTCGATCTTTTGATCATTGGCGGCGGGATCAACGGGGCGGGCATCGCCCGCGACGCTGCGCGTCGCGGGCTCAAGGTGGCGCTGGTGGAGGCCCGCGATCTGGCCTACGGCACCAGCTCGCGCTCCTCCAAACTCGTGCACGGCGGGCTGCGCTACCTCCAGCAGTTCGAGTTCAGCCTGGTCTTCGAGGCGGTCAGCGAGCGGCGCATCCTGCTCGACATCGCCCCGCACCTGGTGCGCCCCTTAGGGTTTCTCTTCCCGGTCTACCGCGACTCCCCCCATAACCTGCTCACGCTCAAGGCGGGGATGTGGCTCTATGAGGGCCTCTCGCTCTTTCGCTCCCCGAAACGCCACCGCAAGCTCGGGGTGCGCGACGTCGCAAAAGAAGAGCCCGCGCTCACGCGCGAAGAGCTCAAAGGCGCGCCCCTCTACTACGACTGCTCCACCGACGACGCCCGCCTGACCCTGGAGAGCGCGCTCGACGCCGCCGCTCACGGGGCGACCATCGCCACCTGGACCCGCGCCCTCTCGTTCATCAAAGACGAGGAGAGCGGCCGCATCCAGGGCGCCGTCGTCAAAGATATGCTCGGCGATGGGGGGCTCAAAGAGATCCGCGCCCACGCCGTGATCAACGCCACCGGCCCCTGGACCGATCGCACCCGCGCGTTGAGCGCCGAGCCCACCTCCACCCTTCTGCGCCCCACCAAAGGCGTGCACATCGTCGTCGACCACGCCCGCCTGCCGGTCAACAACGCCGTGGTCTGCTTTCACCCCGACGACAAACGCGTGCTCTTTGCCATCCCCTGGGGCGAACAAACCTACATCGGCACCACCGACACCGACTATAAAGGCGACCCGGGCCAGGTCTACGCCGAGGCCAGCGACGTGGAGTACCTGCTCACCGCCGCCAACGACTACTTTCCCGAGCATCCGCTCACGGCCGACGATGTGATCGCCACCTGGGCCGGGCTGCGCCCGCTGATGGCTCAGGGAAGCGCCTCGGGAGCCGACATCTCCGAGAGCGAAGTCAGCCGCGAGCACCAGATCGTGGTGGGCGAAGACGGCCTGATCACCATCGCCGGCGGCAAGCTCACCACCTACCGACGCATGTCTGCCGAAGTGGTGGAGACGGCCCTGAAGATGCTGCGCCTGGGCGATCATCTCCCCGAGACGGTGCATAATCCTCGCACCGACACCTCAGCGCTTCCCGGCGCGGCCGACTGGCCCGAGGCCGAGAGCGACGAAGAAGCCTTCGAGCTCATCGCGAAACACACTCTGGAAGCCAGCCAGAGCCAGCTCAGTGCATCCTCAGCGCGCTTTCTGGCGCAGACCTATGGCACCCGCGCCCCGGCCCTGGGAGAGCTCGTGGCGGCCGATCCGGCGCTCGGAAAACCCATCACCGAGGGCCGCCCCGAGCTTTTTGTGCAGATCGACTGGGCCATCACCCGCGAGCTGGCTGCCACGCTCACCGACATGCTGGTGCAGCGCACCCAGATCTTCTACCGGGCCGCCGATCAGGGGCGCGAGGCCGCACGCCGCATCGCCGAGCATATGGCCGGGCCGCTGGACTGGAGCGAGGAGGCGATCGACGCCCAGGTCGCACGCTACCTCCACGATGTCGATCTCTCCCAGCGCTGGCGTCGCGACTACGACGCCCTCTAA
- a CDS encoding diacylglycerol/lipid kinase family protein codes for MTEQHDLGRIRVMEAPRRYAVLLNARAKAWTGEIHEAVQRFVPARDLYLTDDFRQAQTTVERILAQDYDVVFTGGGDGTIMFLINAIETAVRAGKIAREDAPPVGVLRLGTGNAVASYVGAGPIIEDLRALHAGAPLKVHEVNMVEDGEHRFPFGGFGWDADILNDYDRFKAAVRDTALENFATGLGGYALSIGSRTIPKATIRGSRNARFTNLGEVAYELDEHGRIVREIGPGELMYDGPMKITSSASIPYWGFKIRMFPYANLKPGFFELRSYNGSISSILLDLPAFWRGEVQEGKLGDWLVQRVAVEVEEAMSYQVAGDAAGYRTRVEWSLSDHPSLLAVPLQ; via the coding sequence ATGACCGAGCAGCATGACCTGGGGCGAATTCGTGTGATGGAGGCGCCGCGGCGCTATGCGGTGCTGCTGAATGCGCGCGCCAAGGCCTGGACCGGCGAGATCCATGAGGCGGTTCAGCGCTTCGTGCCGGCGCGTGATCTCTATCTGACCGACGACTTTCGTCAGGCGCAGACCACCGTCGAGCGCATCCTGGCGCAGGATTACGATGTGGTGTTCACCGGCGGGGGGGATGGCACGATCATGTTTTTGATCAATGCCATTGAGACGGCGGTCAGAGCCGGCAAGATCGCCCGCGAAGACGCCCCTCCGGTGGGGGTGTTGCGCCTGGGCACGGGCAACGCCGTGGCCTCGTACGTGGGTGCCGGTCCCATCATCGAGGATCTGCGCGCGCTGCACGCGGGCGCTCCGCTCAAAGTCCACGAGGTCAACATGGTCGAAGACGGAGAGCACCGCTTTCCCTTCGGCGGTTTTGGCTGGGACGCCGATATTCTCAACGACTACGATCGTTTTAAGGCCGCGGTGCGCGACACCGCCCTGGAGAACTTCGCCACGGGGCTGGGAGGCTACGCCCTCTCGATCGGCTCGCGAACCATTCCCAAAGCCACCATTCGCGGCTCGCGTAACGCCCGTTTTACCAACCTCGGTGAGGTCGCCTACGAGCTCGATGAGCACGGTCGCATTGTGCGTGAGATCGGCCCCGGGGAGTTGATGTATGATGGGCCGATGAAGATCACCAGCTCGGCCTCGATTCCCTACTGGGGCTTTAAGATCCGGATGTTCCCTTACGCCAACTTAAAGCCGGGCTTTTTTGAGCTGCGCTCCTACAACGGCTCGATCTCCAGCATTCTTCTGGACCTTCCGGCCTTCTGGCGGGGAGAGGTTCAGGAGGGCAAGCTGGGCGACTGGCTGGTCCAGCGGGTGGCGGTGGAGGTTGAGGAGGCGATGAGCTACCAGGTCGCAGGCGATGCGGCCGGCTACCGCACCCGGGTGGAGTGGTCGCTCTCGGATCATCCCAGTCTGCTGGCGGTGCCCCTGCAGTAA
- a CDS encoding Gfo/Idh/MocA family protein: MARLKVGIVGAGSISELHARGYQEDPRAEIVAVCDRDEDRAIQRSLDWGARAYYTNFSEMLENKEIDAVEILTPHYLHASQVIDALQAGKHVSVERPLALSIEEANQVVQTARQVGKIVQVYEPCLFYKPLLDARNLIDAGEIGKPTGIRVAMTVARGQSDVWDFASIEDEASLWRFDPQLSGGSPMLYDVGYQTFCIALFLIGNVEKIEVWRSETAIREGLKLDAPTVAMWKHFQQDCYGTMTLNYAPERKLRTPYHPLEATITVEGTRGTIDIIRSSDPTQLEAPVELRRDSRKVAYGQRNTAYEDSFVRATRNFIGACLGEEDPLLGANEARQLLLLTLAYQESSRRGRAVNLQHG, translated from the coding sequence ATGGCGCGACTGAAAGTAGGTATCGTAGGCGCGGGTAGCATCTCGGAGCTGCACGCCAGAGGATATCAAGAAGACCCGCGTGCGGAGATTGTGGCGGTGTGCGACCGCGATGAAGACCGCGCCATTCAACGCTCCCTGGACTGGGGCGCGCGCGCCTATTACACCAACTTCAGCGAGATGCTGGAGAATAAGGAGATCGACGCCGTCGAGATCCTCACGCCTCACTACCTGCACGCAAGCCAGGTTATCGACGCACTGCAGGCCGGCAAACACGTCTCGGTGGAGCGCCCCCTGGCGCTTTCGATCGAGGAGGCCAACCAGGTCGTGCAGACCGCCCGTCAGGTCGGCAAGATCGTGCAGGTCTACGAGCCCTGCCTCTTCTACAAGCCCCTGCTCGACGCCCGTAACCTCATCGACGCCGGCGAGATCGGAAAGCCCACCGGCATCCGCGTGGCGATGACCGTGGCCAGAGGGCAGAGCGATGTGTGGGACTTTGCCTCCATCGAAGACGAAGCCTCCCTGTGGCGATTCGACCCACAGCTCTCCGGCGGCTCGCCGATGCTCTATGATGTGGGGTATCAGACCTTCTGCATCGCGCTCTTCTTGATCGGCAATGTCGAGAAGATCGAGGTCTGGCGCTCCGAGACCGCCATCCGCGAGGGGCTGAAGCTCGACGCGCCGACGGTGGCGATGTGGAAGCATTTCCAGCAGGACTGCTACGGGACGATGACGCTCAACTACGCGCCCGAGCGCAAGCTGCGCACTCCTTACCATCCGCTGGAGGCGACGATTACGGTGGAGGGCACCCGCGGCACCATCGACATCATTCGTTCCTCCGATCCCACCCAGCTTGAGGCGCCGGTGGAGCTTCGTCGCGACAGCCGCAAGGTGGCCTACGGTCAGCGCAACACCGCCTATGAAGACAGCTTCGTGCGCGCCACGCGCAACTTCATCGGTGCCTGCCTGGGTGAAGAAGATCCGCTGCTGGGGGCCAATGAGGCCCGCCAGCTCCTGCTGCTGACCCTGGCCTACCAGGAGAGCTCGCGTCGCGGACGGGCGGTCAACCTGCAGCACGGCTGA
- a CDS encoding FHA domain-containing protein, with the protein MTRQRCTQCDALMESDAPFCPACGTRVPGAPAFDDFDAEITRTEIQLQSPQLRARREPVGKQRARRPALNTERSSSVRTLLIGRDHSCDIVLDAPQISRRHVSLTPLGPERWLARDLGTANGTYLGDRQRRLTQTEVGQDDVLFLGSYRFPLSRLKEFTRRSASPRSGSQLSLPPDKAVITLGRGPANDIVLQSPQVSRHHARLVRESGGLFLEDLSSANGTFVGGQRIRRAPIEHDQIFSLGSFALRLDLEKMRLQKSYRGDILLQAENLRIEVPTPQGTRRLLDGVSFTVYPTEIVGLLGPSGAGKTTLLNALIAYTRPSFGRTLLNGDEIFAHYDRYRGAIGYVPQEDIIHSELTVYQSLYYTAKLRLPPDTTDQEIDQRIWQVLHDLEIAQTADLRIGSPEQKGISGGQRKRVNLAMELLTDPSLLCLDEPTSGLASEDALNVMQLLRRLADRGKTILLTIHQPSLKAYRLMDNTLYLADGEQVYYGPAFPDSMLYFNPEVEADSEAAEQLLSDPGSCMRPLVAAARAGEPMETFAARYRQSGYFEEFVAARRRASEEVHLSVDARRKPPTFELRQLRTLTHRYLTIKLKDRVGTLILLIQAPIVALLLNLVFFQDEGGVFTRMEHTPLALFLLVISAIWFGGSNAAREIVGEQAIYRRERMVNLSISAYVTSKFVVLGFFCLIQCVALLALTYGPLGFHGNPLMHLLTLWLCALAGLAIGLLLSAAVRTSEAAIALVPIVLIPQVILGGAIMPVERMDTLTRALSATTFSRSGFEAMIHTEDRALAYEIALDELPMATAEMPVVLPLMPHPLDRFFGEAQAGHLLNLGALGGFTVVLLGGVALTLRRRDMD; encoded by the coding sequence ATGACGCGCCAGCGCTGCACGCAATGCGACGCCCTGATGGAGTCCGATGCGCCCTTCTGCCCGGCGTGCGGTACCCGGGTGCCCGGCGCGCCGGCCTTTGACGACTTCGACGCCGAGATCACCCGCACTGAGATTCAACTTCAGAGCCCTCAGCTGCGTGCGCGTCGCGAGCCGGTGGGCAAGCAGCGGGCGCGCCGGCCCGCGCTCAACACCGAGCGCAGCAGCTCGGTGCGCACACTGCTGATCGGTCGCGATCATAGCTGCGATATTGTGCTCGACGCCCCGCAGATCTCGCGCCGCCATGTCAGCCTCACCCCGCTGGGGCCCGAGCGCTGGCTGGCGCGCGACCTGGGCACGGCCAACGGCACCTACCTGGGGGACCGCCAACGCCGCCTGACCCAGACAGAAGTCGGCCAGGACGACGTGCTCTTTTTAGGGAGCTACCGCTTTCCCTTAAGCCGCCTCAAAGAGTTTACGCGCCGTAGTGCCAGCCCGCGCTCCGGCAGCCAATTGAGCCTTCCGCCCGATAAGGCAGTCATCACGCTGGGCCGAGGCCCCGCGAACGATATCGTGCTGCAATCGCCCCAGGTTTCGCGCCATCATGCCCGTCTGGTGCGCGAGTCGGGTGGGCTTTTTCTCGAAGATCTCTCCAGCGCCAACGGCACCTTCGTGGGCGGCCAGCGTATCCGCCGCGCCCCCATTGAGCACGATCAGATCTTTAGCCTGGGCAGCTTCGCGCTGCGCCTGGATCTTGAGAAGATGCGCCTGCAGAAATCCTACCGCGGCGACATACTCTTGCAGGCCGAGAACCTGCGCATCGAAGTCCCCACTCCCCAGGGAACTCGCCGCCTGCTCGACGGCGTCTCCTTCACCGTCTACCCCACTGAAATCGTTGGACTTCTCGGCCCCTCAGGCGCCGGAAAAACCACCCTCCTCAATGCGCTGATCGCCTACACCCGGCCCTCGTTCGGGCGCACGCTGCTTAACGGCGATGAGATCTTCGCGCATTACGATCGCTACCGCGGCGCGATCGGTTATGTGCCTCAGGAAGATATCATTCACAGCGAGCTGACCGTCTATCAGTCGCTTTACTACACGGCAAAGTTACGCCTCCCACCGGATACCACCGACCAGGAGATTGACCAGCGCATCTGGCAGGTTCTCCACGATCTGGAGATCGCCCAGACCGCCGACCTGCGCATCGGCTCCCCCGAGCAAAAGGGCATCAGCGGCGGCCAGCGAAAACGCGTCAACCTGGCGATGGAACTTCTCACCGACCCCAGCCTGCTCTGCCTCGATGAGCCTACCAGCGGCCTTGCCAGCGAGGATGCGCTCAACGTCATGCAGCTTCTGCGCCGGCTGGCCGACCGCGGCAAGACGATCTTGCTGACCATCCACCAGCCCTCGCTTAAAGCCTACCGGCTGATGGACAACACGCTCTATCTGGCCGATGGCGAGCAGGTCTACTACGGGCCGGCCTTCCCCGACTCGATGCTCTATTTCAACCCGGAAGTCGAAGCCGACTCGGAGGCCGCCGAGCAGCTTTTAAGCGATCCGGGAAGTTGCATGCGTCCTCTGGTCGCCGCGGCGCGCGCCGGCGAGCCCATGGAGACCTTCGCGGCACGCTACCGGCAGAGTGGGTATTTTGAGGAGTTTGTGGCCGCGCGCCGGCGAGCCTCCGAGGAGGTTCATCTCAGCGTGGATGCACGGCGCAAGCCGCCGACCTTTGAGCTTCGCCAGCTGCGCACGCTCACCCATCGCTACCTCACCATCAAACTCAAAGATCGGGTCGGCACGCTGATCCTGCTGATCCAGGCCCCGATCGTCGCGCTCCTGCTCAACCTGGTCTTTTTCCAGGATGAGGGCGGGGTCTTCACCCGCATGGAGCATACCCCGCTGGCGCTCTTTTTGCTGGTGATCTCGGCGATCTGGTTCGGGGGCTCCAACGCCGCGCGCGAGATCGTGGGGGAGCAGGCCATCTACCGCCGTGAGCGCATGGTCAACCTCTCGATTTCGGCCTATGTGACGAGCAAATTTGTGGTGCTGGGGTTCTTCTGCCTGATCCAGTGTGTGGCGCTGCTCGCGCTGACCTACGGGCCGCTGGGATTCCACGGCAACCCGCTGATGCACCTGCTCACCCTCTGGCTCTGTGCGCTGGCGGGGCTGGCCATCGGGCTCTTGCTCTCCGCGGCGGTGCGCACCAGCGAGGCGGCCATTGCGCTGGTGCCGATTGTGCTCATCCCCCAGGTGATTTTAGGCGGGGCGATCATGCCGGTGGAGCGCATGGACACGCTCACCCGCGCGCTCAGCGCCACGACCTTTAGCCGCTCTGGTTTTGAGGCGATGATTCACACCGAAGATCGCGCTCTGGCCTACGAGATCGCGCTTGATGAGCTCCCCATGGCCACCGCCGAAATGCCCGTGGTCCTACCGCTGATGCCCCATCCTCTCGATCGTTTCTTCGGAGAGGCTCAGGCTGGCCACCTCCTCAATCTGGGGGCGCTCGGCGGCTTTACCGTCGTGCTGCTTGGCGGCGTAGCGCTTACGCTTCGTCGGCGCGACATGGATTAA
- a CDS encoding VWA domain-containing protein codes for MRTSLINWTLPALIALTLLACTPPPGEVNNCPEGQERNPVSGQCRPGGTDVPDSGDPGDAGDGDTDTGGDLSDTDHPHDGRDELPPWDDESNDGVPNQYDNCPFVHNPDQLDTDGDGVGDACDNCPDTSNTDQAAFATNPVDDRGIQMGNACAPGVEYVDTVTDTDNDGTPDTLDNCPDVSNPDQADSDGDSIGDACDNCPLAANVDQTASPGNPTGPNGLVVGDACAPEPGQIPICEEQTTEFERLDPNIYVVLDLSGSMGWGLGGSNDSSRPNRWERATAGMNAVADELHDEMRFGVGSFSGGCSNSALTNRLAMGSHSAQSIKNAYNSLSPGGGTPLDWALQNVINNDRVSAPSDPLDDQRVKAVLVITDGEPGCEGVSGAVEKIQALRSRGILTFVVGFAFSSNSLQQMAQAGGTNTFYEASNATQLADAVRDISNILVSCSYSLEDTPPDPNQIWVSVNGTYLPGSDLSYNASENTLTLSEGACSQIRQIDAEALDLQIKMGCANACVPEQPTGLCDIYYQTCGEPLDCESCSAEVCDGVDNNCDGRVDEGCPECSINGSSCESDTDCCGNLVCGSEGTCGFGCFPTNVACTSNADCCSNQCAPVSGSEFGTCVIG; via the coding sequence ATGCGAACATCGCTCATAAACTGGACACTTCCCGCGCTGATCGCGCTGACCTTGCTGGCGTGTACCCCTCCCCCCGGCGAGGTCAACAACTGCCCCGAGGGTCAGGAGCGCAACCCGGTCAGCGGCCAGTGCCGCCCCGGAGGCACCGACGTTCCCGATAGCGGTGATCCGGGTGATGCCGGCGACGGCGATACCGATACCGGTGGCGATCTCAGCGATACCGATCACCCCCATGACGGCCGCGACGAGCTTCCGCCCTGGGACGACGAGAGCAATGATGGGGTGCCCAACCAGTACGACAACTGCCCCTTCGTCCATAACCCCGATCAGCTCGATACCGACGGTGACGGCGTTGGTGATGCCTGCGACAACTGCCCGGACACCTCCAACACCGATCAGGCCGCGTTTGCGACCAACCCGGTCGACGATCGCGGCATCCAGATGGGCAACGCCTGCGCCCCGGGCGTGGAGTACGTCGACACGGTGACCGACACCGATAACGACGGCACCCCCGACACGCTGGACAACTGCCCCGACGTGTCCAACCCTGACCAGGCTGACAGCGACGGCGACAGCATCGGCGACGCCTGCGATAACTGCCCCCTGGCAGCCAACGTCGATCAGACCGCCAGCCCCGGTAACCCCACCGGCCCCAACGGCCTGGTCGTGGGTGATGCCTGCGCGCCGGAGCCCGGTCAGATTCCTATCTGCGAAGAGCAGACCACCGAGTTTGAGCGCCTCGACCCCAACATCTACGTGGTCCTTGACCTCTCCGGATCGATGGGCTGGGGCCTGGGGGGCAGCAACGACAGCAGCCGCCCCAACCGCTGGGAACGCGCCACCGCCGGCATGAACGCCGTGGCCGACGAACTCCACGATGAGATGCGCTTCGGCGTCGGCTCCTTCTCCGGCGGCTGCAGCAACAGCGCTCTGACCAATCGCCTCGCCATGGGCTCGCACTCCGCCCAGTCCATCAAAAACGCCTATAACTCCCTGAGCCCCGGTGGCGGCACCCCCCTGGACTGGGCGCTGCAAAACGTGATCAACAACGACCGCGTCAGCGCCCCCTCCGATCCCCTCGACGACCAGCGCGTCAAAGCCGTGCTCGTCATCACCGACGGGGAGCCGGGCTGCGAAGGGGTTTCGGGGGCCGTCGAAAAAATCCAGGCGCTGCGTAGCCGCGGCATCCTGACCTTCGTCGTCGGCTTCGCCTTCTCCTCCAACAGCCTCCAGCAGATGGCTCAGGCCGGCGGCACCAACACCTTCTACGAAGCCTCCAACGCGACTCAGCTTGCCGACGCCGTGCGCGACATCTCCAACATCCTGGTCAGCTGCTCCTACAGCCTCGAAGACACCCCTCCGGATCCCAACCAGATCTGGGTCTCGGTCAACGGCACCTACCTGCCTGGCTCCGACCTCAGCTACAACGCCAGCGAGAACACTCTGACCCTCTCCGAGGGCGCCTGCTCCCAGATCCGCCAGATCGATGCCGAAGCCCTCGACCTGCAGATCAAGATGGGCTGCGCCAACGCCTGCGTCCCCGAGCAGCCTACCGGGCTCTGCGACATCTACTACCAGACCTGCGGCGAGCCTCTGGACTGCGAGAGCTGCTCGGCGGAAGTCTGTGATGGCGTCGATAACAACTGCGACGGTCGCGTCGACGAGGGCTGCCCGGAATGCTCCATCAACGGGTCGAGCTGTGAGTCGGACACGGATTGCTGCGGCAATCTGGTCTGCGGCAGCGAAGGCACCTGCGGCTTTGGCTGCTTCCCGACCAACGTCGCCTGCACCAGCAACGCGGACTGCTGCAGCAATCAGTGCGCGCCGGTATCCGGCTCGGAGTTTGGCACCTGCGTCATCGGCTGA
- a CDS encoding gluconate 2-dehydrogenase subunit 3 family protein — MRRRTFLKVSVLGVPALALSAGTARVGLGWYDQPASPPMATLSAREVEICEAICDALYPGDHLGMPPGNEVGVVQAVDAYLSAIPEDTANLLRLLLHAIDDVGRMATLPPRAFHRRSRRQRQAILRAWDTSSFGARQDAFKALKMIFAMGYCEAPEVIRAAGIDYTCGDWQ; from the coding sequence ATGCGACGACGCACCTTCCTGAAAGTCAGCGTGTTGGGCGTGCCGGCGCTCGCGCTGAGCGCCGGCACCGCTCGCGTCGGCCTGGGCTGGTACGATCAGCCGGCGTCCCCGCCGATGGCCACCCTGAGCGCGCGCGAAGTCGAGATCTGCGAAGCCATCTGCGACGCCCTCTACCCGGGCGACCACCTGGGCATGCCCCCGGGAAACGAGGTCGGGGTGGTCCAGGCCGTCGACGCGTACTTAAGCGCCATCCCCGAAGACACCGCCAATCTGCTGCGTCTTCTTTTGCACGCCATCGACGATGTCGGGCGCATGGCCACCCTGCCCCCCAGGGCCTTTCACCGGCGCAGCCGCCGCCAGCGCCAGGCCATCCTGCGCGCCTGGGACACCTCCAGCTTCGGCGCGCGTCAGGACGCCTTTAAGGCGCTCAAGATGATCTTCGCCATGGGCTACTGCGAGGCCCCCGAGGTCATTCGTGCCGCCGGCATCGACTACACCTGCGGGGATTGGCAATGA
- a CDS encoding GMC family oxidoreductase N-terminal domain-containing protein → MTHPILDYSAEDHLGDRLQTYESFEAQQAPEKQTHKVDVAIVGAGPGGLVCAATLAAAGLSVLIVEDGRFWPRHSFKRKQSWAAKHLMQEQATRVMQGNAFIPLASGRGVGGGTLVNSAICFRAPDAVLDEWVDRWGLAHFGSERRDRIFSEVEEVIGVAPTPAALAGENARVAQRGFMQLGLDHAYMPRNAPGCVGCGTCQTGCPTGGKATADITWLPRALRFDTRLFADTRCERLTLNAQGRITGLIAHTRHPETRQVRVEHTIEAGRTLLAAGAVNTPILLLNQGLANSSAQVGLNLHVHPTVGVIAKFEEPIRLWSGATQGYYAYHPDDPEILLETFSASPDVFLSQAARAGVDLSAEFLREFRTMAACGLLIRDSSTGQVSPGKDQRAKVRYMLERDDQKKLTAGLHTLVEMFFEAGSRRVMPMVRESRFFESVNAAKDHVRIHHTPGDLSLYASHPMGTCRIGDDPERCVARPQDGRTYDHEGLYIVDSSLFPSALGANPQVTIMAQALALSRAIAAG, encoded by the coding sequence ATGACGCACCCCATCCTGGACTACTCCGCCGAAGACCATCTCGGCGACCGCCTGCAAACCTACGAGAGCTTTGAGGCTCAACAGGCGCCCGAGAAGCAGACCCATAAGGTGGACGTGGCCATTGTGGGCGCGGGGCCGGGCGGGCTGGTCTGTGCCGCGACGCTCGCTGCGGCGGGCTTGAGCGTGCTGATTGTCGAAGACGGGCGCTTCTGGCCGCGCCACAGCTTTAAGCGAAAGCAAAGCTGGGCGGCCAAACATCTGATGCAGGAGCAGGCCACGCGCGTGATGCAGGGAAACGCGTTTATTCCTCTGGCCAGCGGACGAGGGGTGGGAGGGGGCACGCTGGTCAACTCGGCGATCTGTTTTCGGGCGCCGGATGCGGTGCTCGACGAGTGGGTCGACCGGTGGGGTCTTGCCCATTTTGGGTCGGAGCGCCGCGATCGGATCTTCTCGGAGGTTGAAGAGGTCATCGGCGTGGCTCCCACCCCCGCAGCGCTTGCCGGTGAGAACGCCCGGGTGGCGCAGCGCGGCTTTATGCAGCTGGGCCTCGACCACGCCTACATGCCCCGAAACGCCCCGGGGTGCGTGGGCTGCGGCACCTGTCAGACCGGCTGTCCCACCGGCGGCAAAGCCACCGCCGACATCACCTGGCTTCCCCGCGCGCTCCGCTTTGATACGCGTCTTTTTGCCGACACCCGCTGCGAGCGCCTCACGCTCAACGCGCAGGGCCGCATCACCGGATTGATTGCCCACACCCGCCACCCCGAGACGCGCCAGGTGCGCGTGGAACATACCATTGAGGCCGGCCGTACTCTGCTTGCCGCCGGGGCCGTTAACACCCCGATATTGCTTCTGAATCAGGGGCTGGCCAACTCCAGCGCTCAGGTCGGACTGAACCTGCACGTGCATCCGACCGTCGGCGTGATCGCAAAGTTCGAGGAGCCCATCCGCCTGTGGTCCGGTGCCACCCAGGGGTATTATGCCTATCATCCCGACGATCCGGAGATCTTGCTGGAGACCTTCTCGGCCTCCCCCGACGTCTTCTTAAGCCAGGCCGCGCGCGCAGGCGTCGATCTCAGCGCGGAGTTCTTAAGGGAGTTTCGCACCATGGCCGCCTGTGGGCTGCTCATCCGCGACAGCTCCACGGGGCAGGTCAGCCCGGGCAAGGACCAACGCGCAAAGGTGCGCTATATGCTTGAGCGCGACGATCAGAAAAAGCTCACCGCCGGACTGCACACCCTGGTCGAGATGTTCTTTGAGGCCGGGTCCCGTCGCGTGATGCCGATGGTGCGGGAGAGCCGCTTTTTTGAGAGCGTGAACGCAGCAAAAGATCATGTGCGCATCCACCACACCCCGGGCGACCTCTCGCTCTACGCAAGCCACCCGATGGGCACCTGCCGCATCGGCGATGACCCGGAGCGCTGTGTGGCGCGCCCGCAGGATGGTCGCACCTACGACCACGAGGGGCTTTACATCGTCGACTCCTCGCTCTTTCCCAGCGCGCTGGGTGCCAACCCCCAGGTCACGATCATGGCTCAGGCGCTGGCATTAAGCCGCGCCATCGCCGCCGGCTGA
- a CDS encoding Rieske (2Fe-2S) protein yields the protein MPTPSSDALAIVDSSQLKAPGDARHFDYRDGSGRTGRGVLLRVDARTLVAFDDHCPHWGVPLGEDPSRLFDPRDASIVCSMHRARFDPHSGLCHTGLCEGQHLTRFQVSEGPGVGLVIVKRSGLF from the coding sequence ATGCCCACCCCATCTTCCGACGCCCTGGCCATCGTCGACAGCAGCCAGCTCAAAGCCCCCGGCGACGCCCGCCATTTTGACTACCGCGATGGCTCCGGTCGCACCGGCCGCGGCGTGCTTTTACGCGTCGACGCCCGTACGCTGGTGGCCTTCGACGATCATTGCCCCCACTGGGGCGTGCCCCTTGGTGAGGATCCCTCCCGGCTCTTTGATCCACGTGACGCCTCGATCGTCTGCTCGATGCACCGCGCTCGCTTTGACCCTCACTCCGGTCTGTGCCACACAGGGCTCTGTGAGGGCCAACACCTCACCCGCTTTCAGGTCAGCGAAGGCCCCGGTGTGGGCCTTGTTATCGTGAAGCGCTCCGGGCTCTTTTAG